From the Solea senegalensis isolate Sse05_10M linkage group LG16, IFAPA_SoseM_1, whole genome shotgun sequence genome, one window contains:
- the si:dkey-87k14.1 gene encoding leucine-rich repeat transmembrane protein FLRT2 has protein sequence MYFLDLFEMEIQCRLWNKDWATFIRPWIPILLGLHLQFSRASNCPEECRCDRTFIYCNERSLTSVPLGIGEGYKTLYLHNNQINNAGFPVELHHVASVETVYIYGNQLDEFPINLPKNVRVLHLQENNIQTISRAALAQLLWLEELHLDDNSISTVGVEEGAFREAISLKMLFLTKNHLSSVPIGLPDDLKELRLDENRIAVIAEEAFSNVTRLERLLLDGNLLTDEGIAPGTFKDLITLRELSLARNSLTYPPPFLPGEVLVKLNFQENQINYIPVRSFVGLHKLERLDISNNQLQSLTQGVFDGLVSLRQLTVRNNLWLCDCSIKWVVSWLKSLPPSLNVRGLMCYKPEKLRGMVIRELSAELVQCQSTKTEPFSTSATDSLLIPSLSPSADPTVITHVSSFTRKPFPILPTLYSVYTTREGALRTKQPIHPRRDTVQVTFAILNGSAIHVSWEAAFPVTAYKVTWARMGPSLTGDTVRERIVGGDHRGIRLANLEPKSTYRICVIPLDAFNNYRPKDDTVCSIAMTTPASFSRDNNKNLPGPEQATQKEPSSSLLLAGLIGGAVTLVLIILLSIFCWHVHKKSHSKSSTKWKYNRGRRKDDYCEAGTKKDNSILEMTETSFQIVSLNNEQLLKGDLHIQPIYTPNGGTGFRDCPLGDNSTVYCKNNVQHAELCCT, from the coding sequence atgtaCTTTTTGGATCTGTTTGAAATGGAGATACAGTGCCGTTTATGGAATAAGGACTGGGCCACCTTTATAAGGCCATGGATACCTATACTGTTAGGCCTTCACCTTCAGTTCTCACGCGCCTCCAACTGTCCTGAGGAGTGTCGCTGTGATCGCACCTTCATTTACTGCAATGAACGGAGCCTGACCTCAGTGCCTCTAGGAATTGGTGAGGGTTATAAGACCCTCTACCTCCACAACAACCAAATCAATAATGCTGGGTTTCCTGTGGAGCTCCACCATGTTGCTTCTGTGGAAACTGTGTATATCTATGGCAACCAGCTGGATGAATTCCCCATTAATCTGCCCAAAAATGTGAGGGTTCTACAtctgcaagaaaacaacattcagACTATCTCCAGAGCGGCTTTGGCTCAGCTTCTTTGGCTGGAGGAGCTTCATTTGGATGATAACTCCATTTCGACTGTAGGGGTGGAAGAAGGGGCCTTTCGTGAGGCGATTAGCTTGAAGATGCTCTTCCTTACCAAAAACCACCTCAGCAGTGTGCCTATCGGTCTCCCAGATGATCTCAAAGAGTTGCGATTGGATGAGAACAGAATTGCAGTCATCGCAGAGGAGGCTTTCAGTAATGTCACAAGGCTAGAGCGCCTCCTGTTGGATGGAAACCTTTTGACAGATGAAGGGATCGCACCAGGGACCTTCAAGGATCTGATCACTCTAAGAGAACTGTCCCTGGCCCGCAACTCACTCACATACCCTCCTCCATTCCTCCCTGGGGAGGTGCTCGTCAAGTTAAACTTTCAGGAAAATCAGATAAACTACATCCCTGTCAGGTCATTTGTAGGGTTGCACAAGTTGGAGAGACTGGATATTTCAAACAACCAGTTGCAGTCTCTGACACAGGGTGTCTTTGATGGTCTTGTCAGCCTGAGACAGCTCACTGTACGGAATAACCTTTGGTTATGCGACTGTAGTATCAAGTGGGTGGTGTCGTGGCTTAAATCTCTGCCTCCCTCACTCAATGTGCGTGGTCTCATGTGCTATAAACCGGAAAAGTTACGGGGAATGGTGATCAGGGAGCTGAGCGCGGAGCTGGTCCAGTGCCAGAGCACAAAGACAGAACCCTTCTCCACCTCAGCAACTGATTCTCTGCTGATCCCGTCCTTGTCACCTTCAGCAGACCCCACTGTCATCACTCATGTTTCCTCCTTCACCAGGAAACCCTTCCCCATATTACCCACCCTCTACTCTGTCTATACAACCAGAGAGGGAGCACTGAGGACTAAACAACCTATTCATCCCCGGAGAGACACAGTACAGGTTACATTTGCCATACTGAATGGCTCAGCTATCCACGTCAGCTGGGAGGCGGCCTTTCCTGTCACTGCCTACAAGGTGACGTGGGCCAGGATGGGCCCCAGTCTGACAGGGGACACTGTCAGAGAGAGAATAGTGGGTGGGGATCACCGTGGAATCCGCCTGGCTAATCTCGAGCCAAAATCCACCTATCGTATCTGTGTCATTCCCTTGGATGCATTTAATAATTACCGGCCAAAAGATGACACTGTGTGCTCTATAGCCATGACCACACCAGCATCCTTCAGCCGTGACAATAACAAAAATCTGCCAGGGCCGGAGCAGGCCACACAAAAAGAACCCAGCTCATCTTTGTTGCTGGCTGGGCTGATCGGTGGGGCTGTGACTCTGGTCCTGATCATTCTCCTCAGCATTTTCTGCTGGCATGTGCACAAGAAAAGCCACTCCAAGTCTTCTACCAAGTGGAAATATAACCGGGGTCGGAGAAAAGATGACTACTGTGAGGCAGGCACCAAGAAAGATAATTCTATTTTAGAAATGACCGAGACCAGCTTTCAAATAGTCTCACTCAACAATGAGCAGCTCCTCAAGGGAGATTTGCACATTCAGCCTATTTACACACCTAATGGGGGCACTGGCTTCAGAGACTGCCCCCTGGGAGACAACAGCACAGTCTACTGCAAGAACAATGTTCAACATGCAGAATTGTGTTGCACATGA